In Patescibacteria group bacterium, a single window of DNA contains:
- a CDS encoding 6-pyruvoyl-tetrahydropterin synthase-related protein: MNKLLKRNSIIILLLIILFIPTFYQMLRFGMFSTQDFHIFRLIEFDKCIQSLQIPCRWAPDSGAGFGEPLFNFYGQFVYVAGEIIHKLTFSFIDSIKITFILSLVLSGIGMFFLAKKIWGNNLSALVSSIIYLYAPYRAVDVWVRGALPEAFAFVFFPLIILEIENYLEKNRTKDLLIFSLLFSFLIITHNLSVILFAPFLIVWIIFRFLQIRKIKPFIYLFIAGIFSGILSAFYLLPVATESKFINLNATTTGIYDWRANFVTIYQLFISRFWGYGGSTWGPNDGLSLSVGQIQWIVPAITGVIILIKQKTKFTKDNLVFTVLVLIGIFALFMTHNKSTFIWNILPFMKYIQFPWRFLSTATFSFALASGLIIKQFEIVRLQFLSVIIVVVVTILLNFSFFKPDIWYSKGDSYYLTGSFWNEEQFSSLPDYWPNFGHKFPDKISDGKYINYFPGWNYKPDKNGLISSEGAVFGNTSTRTIGNYTSLFAILVWIILFVKFKYVSKDS, translated from the coding sequence ATGAATAAACTTCTAAAGAGAAATTCTATTATAATTCTACTTCTTATAATCTTATTTATTCCAACTTTTTATCAAATGCTTCGTTTCGGAATGTTTTCGACCCAGGATTTTCATATTTTTAGACTTATAGAATTTGATAAATGCATACAATCTTTGCAAATTCCTTGCAGATGGGCACCTGATAGTGGGGCTGGATTTGGAGAACCGCTGTTTAATTTTTATGGACAATTTGTATATGTGGCAGGAGAGATTATACATAAACTGACATTTTCGTTTATAGATTCAATAAAAATTACTTTCATTTTGTCATTAGTTCTCTCTGGAATTGGAATGTTTTTTTTAGCCAAAAAAATTTGGGGAAATAATTTGTCAGCATTAGTTTCTTCAATAATATATCTATATGCTCCTTATCGAGCAGTTGATGTTTGGGTGCGAGGGGCGCTTCCTGAAGCTTTTGCCTTTGTATTTTTCCCTCTTATTATTTTGGAAATCGAAAATTATTTAGAAAAAAATAGAACAAAAGATTTGTTAATTTTTAGTTTATTGTTTTCATTTTTAATTATTACTCATAATTTATCAGTAATTTTATTTGCACCATTTTTGATTGTTTGGATAATATTTAGATTTTTGCAAATTAGAAAGATTAAACCATTTATTTATTTGTTTATTGCTGGAATTTTTAGTGGAATTTTATCAGCATTTTATTTGTTACCGGTTGCGACTGAAAGTAAGTTTATAAATCTTAATGCAACAACTACCGGAATTTATGATTGGAGAGCAAATTTTGTCACGATCTATCAATTGTTTATTTCTAGATTTTGGGGATATGGAGGGTCTACCTGGGGACCAAACGACGGACTTTCATTGTCTGTTGGACAAATACAATGGATTGTACCAGCAATTACTGGAGTAATTATCTTAATAAAACAAAAAACAAAGTTTACAAAAGATAATTTAGTTTTTACTGTTTTGGTTTTAATAGGAATTTTTGCATTATTTATGACACATAATAAATCGACCTTTATCTGGAACATTTTACCGTTTATGAAATATATTCAGTTTCCTTGGAGATTCTTGTCTACAGCAACTTTTTCATTTGCACTTGCGAGCGGCTTAATAATTAAGCAATTTGAAATTGTAAGGTTACAATTTTTGTCTGTGATTATTGTCGTAGTAGTAACAATTTTATTGAATTTTAGTTTTTTTAAACCTGATATTTGGTACTCTAAAGGAGATAGTTATTATTTGACTGGATCTTTTTGGAATGAAGAACAGTTTTCTTCACTTCCTGATTATTGGCCTAATTTTGGACATAAGTTTCCTGATAAAATCTCTGATGGAAAGTATATTAATTACTTTCCAGGTTGGAATTATAAACCTGACAAGAATGGGCTTATTTCATCAGAAGGAGCAGTATTTGGTAATACATCAACGAGAACGATTGGAAATTATACAAGTTTATTTGCAATTTTGGTTTGGATAATTTTATTTGTAAAATTTAAATATGTTAGCAAAGATTCTTAA
- a CDS encoding glycosyltransferase family 39 protein gives MWKWFLVVIFLLGFLFRVIGISNHPAGFTPDEASFGYDAYSILKTGKDQWGNTLPLVFKSFGDDKLPAYVYLTIPSVAVFGLNEFAVRLPNAILGTLAILVVYLLVEEIFKDKRLSLLSALLFAISPWSIMLSRGAFEANLTTFFLPLGILFFLKSLKNRRYLLLSFLVFLVNIFTYHTARILTPLIFFSLLFIYKNELKDKKIFNISLVLSNIVLFVAAAGFLIGGSRVASSSIADINFADDRYFAQVVGEPSIISKVFYNKPIYVSIQFVKNYLSYFSPQFLFTNGPAEGTYGMVPGIGVLYFVEVLFLTGFVWSFFKEGQKKEILFLLFWILISPIPAALTKGPGYAANRSEFVMPAIQIVLAIGGFYIYENLKNKKWKNYFIYGMTILFLINFIYVFEKYWIGQTVNQASDMIYGTSQIVNNLKSTNAKQIMVAKDISEPQIYFAFYTKMDPRIYQQFSKNWQLINGWVDQQGSYKLANYTFRDINYNVDKNLQNTILIGKPNDFPADSKPTLQINYPNLKPAYYIFNE, from the coding sequence ATGTGGAAATGGTTTTTAGTTGTAATATTTTTATTGGGATTTTTGTTTCGCGTTATTGGGATTTCTAATCACCCTGCTGGGTTTACTCCTGATGAGGCTTCTTTTGGATATGATGCCTATTCAATTTTAAAAACTGGTAAAGATCAGTGGGGGAATACTTTACCTTTGGTTTTTAAGTCTTTTGGAGACGACAAATTACCAGCTTATGTTTATTTAACAATTCCAAGTGTTGCAGTTTTTGGCCTTAATGAGTTTGCTGTCAGGCTTCCAAATGCGATTTTGGGAACGCTAGCAATCCTTGTTGTTTATTTACTTGTTGAAGAAATTTTTAAAGATAAAAGATTATCATTGCTTTCTGCTCTTTTATTTGCAATATCTCCGTGGAGTATTATGCTCTCGCGAGGTGCTTTTGAAGCAAATTTGACAACGTTTTTTCTGCCACTTGGAATTTTGTTTTTCTTAAAATCTTTAAAGAATAGACGATATTTGTTATTATCGTTTTTAGTTTTTTTAGTTAATATTTTTACTTATCATACTGCTAGAATTTTAACTCCATTAATATTTTTCTCCTTACTTTTTATTTATAAAAACGAATTAAAAGACAAAAAGATATTCAATATTAGCTTAGTTTTGTCTAATATAGTTTTATTTGTTGCTGCGGCTGGTTTTTTAATTGGTGGAAGTAGAGTTGCGAGTTCTTCAATTGCGGATATTAATTTTGCAGATGATAGATATTTTGCTCAAGTTGTTGGAGAACCATCTATAATTTCAAAAGTTTTTTACAATAAACCGATTTATGTTTCTATCCAATTTGTAAAAAATTATTTATCTTATTTTTCACCACAATTTTTATTTACAAATGGGCCTGCGGAAGGAACATATGGTATGGTTCCTGGAATTGGGGTTTTGTATTTTGTAGAAGTATTATTTTTAACTGGATTTGTTTGGAGCTTTTTCAAAGAAGGGCAGAAAAAGGAAATTTTATTTTTATTATTTTGGATTTTAATATCTCCAATTCCAGCTGCATTAACTAAAGGTCCTGGATATGCGGCAAATAGATCTGAATTTGTAATGCCGGCCATCCAGATAGTTTTAGCAATTGGTGGCTTTTATATTTATGAAAATTTGAAGAATAAAAAATGGAAAAATTATTTTATTTATGGAATGACTATTTTGTTTTTGATTAACTTTATTTATGTGTTTGAAAAATATTGGATTGGACAAACTGTCAATCAGGCATCTGACATGATTTATGGTACATCGCAAATTGTAAACAATTTGAAAAGTACAAACGCAAAACAAATAATGGTTGCAAAGGATATTTCTGAACCGCAAATTTACTTTGCGTTTTATACAAAAATGGACCCAAGGATTTACCAACAGTTTTCTAAGAATTGGCAATTAATTAATGGCTGGGTGGACCAACAAGGAAGTTACAAATTGGCAAATTATACTTTTAGAGATATTAATTATAATGTTGATAAAAATTTACAAAATACAATTTTGATTGGCAAACCAAATGACTTTCCAGCTGACAGTAAACCAACTTTGCAAATAAATTATCCAAATTTAAAACCAGCATATTATATTTTTAATGAATAA
- a CDS encoding glycosyltransferase family 39 protein translates to MIKKYLPFLIFSLAILLAFITRFYLLGKAPAGLYLDEAGQGYSAYSILKTGKDEFGRSFPIVFRSFTDFKTPVYIYLIVPLIPIFGLTTFTVRFPSFFFSMLTFPVLYLLLEELIPQKEKKTHFLLSSITCLLLAISPWHILFGRTNFECNVALFFFLTGCLFFYLAIGKTSSAYKSHRPKLLILSALFFAIALPAYHAQRIVTPLMILILIIRFRKTLFSKKYFKYIIIAGTIGFIITLPTLSIATTPGFLARAGGLNIFTVKESAGFIENYKGPFGFIINSKIFLSLQEFGSLYVSYFSPREMFILGDSGPRSSFPELATFFVWQFPFYIYGLYLIVKKKELKELRFFVISFLLIAPIPAALTRDPYSTIRSLQMVIPLNILIALSIVEIYNKISKACGTSSVKNKNYKFIFWLTFIFVIIYSLLKLYSSVIILNEHYRGEDWDYGWQQATNIIKTFTSQSDGYSQNLPIVVDNSRNEPYIQLAFFLKADPVIYQKENFEVPLNEYYTNMTRNKNKIIEVPNGNKITTRPIDWQHDLLVKQYLIGDELAISLQQIKEHNLTLIKQINYPDGDVDLRIVETNPKTLKH, encoded by the coding sequence ATGATAAAGAAATATTTACCATTCTTAATTTTTAGTCTCGCAATTTTACTTGCGTTTATTACAAGATTTTATTTATTAGGAAAAGCACCAGCAGGGCTTTATCTTGATGAGGCAGGTCAAGGCTACTCGGCATATTCTATTTTAAAAACAGGCAAAGATGAATTTGGCAGATCTTTTCCGATAGTTTTTAGAAGTTTCACAGATTTTAAAACTCCAGTTTATATATATTTAATAGTTCCATTAATCCCAATTTTTGGTTTAACAACTTTTACTGTCCGTTTTCCTTCCTTCTTTTTTAGTATGCTCACTTTTCCAGTTTTGTATTTGCTACTTGAAGAATTAATTCCACAAAAGGAAAAGAAAACTCATTTTTTGCTTTCATCAATTACTTGTTTGCTTTTAGCAATTTCTCCCTGGCACATTTTGTTTGGCCGCACCAATTTTGAATGCAATGTAGCATTATTTTTCTTTTTGACTGGCTGTTTATTTTTTTATCTTGCCATAGGCAAGACAAGCTCTGCTTACAAATCACATCGTCCCAAATTATTAATTTTATCAGCGCTTTTTTTCGCAATTGCGCTTCCTGCATATCATGCACAAAGAATCGTTACCCCTCTAATGATTTTAATTCTTATTATTCGTTTCAGAAAAACTTTGTTTTCTAAAAAATATTTTAAATATATAATAATTGCTGGAACTATTGGCTTCATTATTACCTTACCAACTTTATCCATCGCCACAACTCCTGGTTTTCTAGCAAGAGCGGGTGGTTTAAATATTTTTACTGTCAAAGAATCCGCAGGGTTTATTGAAAACTACAAAGGACCATTTGGCTTTATAATAAATTCCAAAATCTTTCTATCATTACAGGAATTTGGTTCTTTATATGTTTCTTATTTTTCTCCTCGAGAAATGTTTATTCTTGGTGATTCTGGCCCAAGGAGTTCTTTTCCAGAGCTTGCAACTTTTTTTGTCTGGCAATTTCCTTTTTATATTTATGGATTATATTTAATAGTAAAGAAAAAAGAATTAAAGGAACTAAGATTTTTTGTCATATCATTTTTATTAATCGCGCCAATCCCTGCTGCACTAACTCGAGATCCTTATTCAACAATCCGATCATTGCAAATGGTAATTCCATTAAATATTTTAATAGCACTAAGCATTGTAGAAATTTATAACAAAATAAGCAAAGCTTGCGGGACTTCGTCCGTGAAAAATAAAAATTATAAATTTATTTTTTGGCTAACTTTTATCTTTGTAATTATTTACTCTCTACTAAAATTATATAGTTCAGTAATTATCTTAAATGAACATTACAGAGGAGAAGATTGGGATTATGGATGGCAACAAGCAACAAATATCATCAAAACTTTTACATCGCAAAGCGATGGTTACTCTCAAAATTTACCAATAGTTGTAGATAATTCTCGAAACGAACCATATATTCAATTAGCATTTTTCTTAAAAGCAGATCCAGTAATTTATCAAAAAGAAAATTTCGAAGTACCATTAAACGAATATTATACAAATATGACAAGAAATAAAAACAAAATTATAGAAGTTCCAAATGGAAATAAAATAACAACTCGTCCGATTGATTGGCAACATGATTTATTAGTTAAACAATATCTAATTGGAGATGAACTTGCAATTTCCTTGCAACAAATCAAAGAACACAATTTAACTTTAATAAAACAAATAAACTATCCAGATGGAGATGTTGATTTAAGAATTGTAGAAACTAATCCAAAAACTCTTAAACACTAA
- a CDS encoding glycosyltransferase family 39 protein, whose translation MKIFKNSKLILVGVLIIAFILRIYQIDKVPVSLFGDELDLGYQAYSILHTGKDYYGNSWPLQFHSIAEYRTPLYLYSAVPTVAIFGISPLGVRLPAVIFGLLGIWALYLLTKELTKREDLALVAAAVLTFSPWDLQYSRAGFEVTELLFFLIIGLYFFFKAINGKGKYLWISVICFIICPWIYSTAKLFIPILFVFLFVVYFKEIFKLNRKYIIYTIIAGLLMGLPLTYSILKTPQRFDYISVFSDSTMQGNIGTLRERDLAMGESSFVAKIFENKFTYLGKEVLEHYGQTLSADFFFNQGDPNLRQSPTGMGEFYKIEAVSMIAGIVLFFALYKDKKAKLLIGFWVVVGVLPSALTRDGGNHATRLILILPPLTFLIAYGIVEGIKLFKGNYKKLALIFYVGGFLLCFAMYIHNYYVHYPWDSEIWWHAGYQEAITDVKNLQKNYKTVVISTANEPPWIFFAAWYPYPPADWQKNFPIGNDVELKGFGKVSHIDKFYFGTPEDSGIYNIGKDLSPQTLYLADAKESNVDFIKEPNRVPKDLVLLKAIAYPSGEPAFYIFTGK comes from the coding sequence ATGAAAATATTTAAAAATTCAAAATTAATTTTAGTTGGAGTATTAATAATTGCTTTTATTTTAAGAATTTATCAAATAGATAAAGTTCCTGTAAGTCTTTTTGGGGATGAACTTGATTTGGGTTATCAGGCATATTCAATCTTGCATACTGGCAAAGATTATTATGGAAACTCATGGCCTCTACAATTTCATTCGATTGCTGAATATCGAACGCCCCTTTATTTATATTCTGCTGTGCCGACAGTTGCAATTTTTGGAATTTCTCCGCTTGGAGTAAGACTTCCGGCTGTAATTTTTGGATTGCTGGGAATTTGGGCCCTTTATTTATTAACTAAAGAATTAACAAAACGAGAAGACCTAGCGTTAGTTGCTGCAGCAGTCTTAACTTTTTCTCCATGGGATTTACAATATTCAAGAGCTGGTTTTGAAGTTACAGAATTACTTTTCTTTTTGATAATTGGACTTTACTTTTTCTTTAAGGCAATTAATGGCAAAGGGAAATATTTATGGATTAGTGTAATCTGTTTTATTATTTGTCCCTGGATTTATAGTACAGCAAAACTTTTTATCCCGATTTTGTTTGTGTTTTTATTTGTTGTTTATTTTAAAGAAATTTTTAAATTAAATCGAAAATATATTATTTATACAATTATTGCAGGACTTTTGATGGGATTGCCTCTTACTTATTCAATTTTAAAAACTCCACAAAGATTTGATTATATCAGCGTTTTTAGTGATTCAACAATGCAGGGAAATATCGGAACTTTGAGAGAGCGAGATCTTGCGATGGGAGAAAGCAGTTTTGTTGCAAAGATTTTTGAAAATAAATTTACATATTTGGGGAAAGAAGTTCTAGAGCATTATGGACAAACTTTGTCTGCTGATTTTTTCTTTAACCAAGGAGATCCAAATTTGAGACAGTCGCCAACTGGAATGGGGGAGTTTTATAAAATTGAAGCAGTTTCAATGATTGCAGGAATTGTTTTATTTTTTGCGCTATACAAAGACAAAAAGGCAAAACTGTTAATTGGATTTTGGGTAGTTGTTGGAGTTCTTCCGTCTGCATTAACTCGTGACGGAGGAAATCATGCAACAAGACTTATTTTAATTTTGCCGCCATTAACGTTTTTAATTGCTTATGGAATTGTTGAAGGCATTAAATTATTCAAAGGAAATTACAAGAAACTGGCTCTGATTTTTTATGTAGGAGGTTTTTTGCTTTGTTTTGCAATGTATATTCATAATTATTACGTGCATTATCCCTGGGATAGCGAGATTTGGTGGCATGCTGGATACCAAGAAGCGATAACTGATGTAAAAAATTTACAAAAAAATTATAAAACTGTTGTTATTTCGACAGCGAACGAACCGCCTTGGATATTTTTTGCCGCTTGGTATCCTTATCCGCCAGCAGACTGGCAAAAGAATTTTCCAATTGGAAATGATGTCGAATTAAAGGGTTTTGGAAAAGTTTCTCATATTGATAAGTTTTATTTTGGAACACCAGAAGATTCTGGAATTTATAACATTGGTAAAGATCTTAGTCCACAAACTTTATATCTTGCTGATGCAAAAGAAAGCAATGTCGATTTTATAAAAGAACCAAATCGTGTACCGAAAGATTTAGTACTTCTAAAAGCAATTGCATATCCATCTGGAGAACCTGCGTTTTACATTTTTACTGGGAAATGA
- a CDS encoding alpha/beta hydrolase → MKNALIIHGVCDEEEYFNEKYPSLSNSHWFPWLQKQLLIKNIFTQTPEMLEPWKLDYSKWKEVFEKFDVNENSILIGHSCGAGFLVRWLSENKKYIDKLILVAPWIDPNQKWSKDFFNFDIDLGMTDRVNIIHILFSKDDDQDILKSFEIINKVLINAKIHEFKDKGHFTLEDMKTDKFPELLELI, encoded by the coding sequence ATGAAAAATGCACTAATTATTCATGGAGTTTGTGACGAAGAAGAATATTTTAATGAAAAATATCCATCTCTTTCTAATTCTCATTGGTTTCCTTGGCTGCAAAAACAATTATTAATAAAAAATATTTTTACCCAAACTCCGGAAATGCTAGAGCCTTGGAAATTAGATTATTCAAAATGGAAAGAAGTATTTGAGAAGTTCGACGTAAATGAAAATTCTATTTTGATAGGTCATAGTTGTGGTGCAGGATTTTTAGTTAGATGGCTTTCTGAAAATAAAAAATATATAGATAAGTTAATTCTGGTTGCACCTTGGATAGATCCAAACCAGAAATGGTCAAAAGATTTTTTTAATTTTGATATAGATCTTGGTATGACCGATCGTGTAAATATAATTCATATTTTATTTTCTAAAGACGATGATCAAGATATATTAAAATCATTTGAGATAATAAATAAAGTCTTAATAAATGCGAAAATACATGAATTTAAAGATAAAGGCCATTTTACATTGGAGGATATGAAAACAGATAAATTTCCAGAGCTTTTAGAATTAATATGA
- a CDS encoding glycosyltransferase family 2 protein — MELSIIIVNFKTDKLVADCVASIKKNTKVKHEVIVIDNSIDNKGFAKANNIGIDKAKGKYVLLLNSDTVVKKNAIDKLLEFAKTKDDAGVIAPKLLNKDGSVQDSVFYFPTIVNAIKEFWFGQKGLFGLYVPKVNEPIEVDAVVGAAFLITPKALEKVGKLNEKYFFYYEDLDYCREIWKSGLKVYYLPDAEVIHLKGASGKSLANEDQQWKRLIPSSKIYNGLVKYYILFFIMWIGQKIGK; from the coding sequence ATGGAATTAAGCATAATTATTGTTAATTTTAAAACGGATAAATTGGTTGCTGATTGTGTTGCCTCAATCAAAAAAAATACAAAAGTGAAACATGAAGTGATTGTTATTGATAACAGTATTGATAATAAAGGGTTTGCAAAGGCAAATAATATCGGAATTGATAAAGCAAAAGGGAAATATGTTTTGCTTTTGAACTCTGATACTGTTGTTAAAAAAAATGCGATTGATAAACTTCTAGAGTTTGCAAAAACAAAAGATGATGCCGGAGTTATTGCTCCAAAACTTTTAAATAAAGACGGAAGTGTTCAAGATTCTGTTTTTTATTTCCCAACAATAGTCAATGCAATAAAAGAATTTTGGTTTGGCCAGAAAGGACTATTTGGTTTGTATGTTCCAAAAGTTAATGAACCAATTGAAGTTGATGCAGTTGTTGGTGCTGCCTTTTTAATTACACCAAAAGCACTTGAGAAAGTTGGTAAATTAAATGAAAAATATTTTTTTTATTATGAGGATTTAGATTATTGTAGGGAAATTTGGAAAAGCGGACTTAAAGTTTACTATTTGCCTGATGCCGAAGTAATTCATTTGAAAGGTGCAAGCGGAAAAAGTTTGGCTAATGAAGATCAGCAATGGAAAAGATTAATTCCTTCAAGTAAAATTTATAATGGATTAGTTAAATATTATATTTTGTTTTTTATTATGTGGATTGGACAAAAGATAGGAAAATGA
- a CDS encoding glycosyltransferase family 2 protein, whose amino-acid sequence MNITIVIPNFNGKELLSKNLPFVLDAKNNKKNNIKEIIISDDASTDDSIEFLEKNYEKKVRIISHEKNGGFAANVNDAVTKAKRELVCLLNSDVVVGKNFLETIQKDFEDNQVFAVSLHEKGFGYAKGIFKDGFIIHEGQSERNGVFESFWASGGSAVFRKDVWDELNGFDSELFPFYFEDLDLSYRAQKRGYKILWDSKTNVIHKHESTYKLLDQNYVKRMRERNYLLFNWKNITSNNLSRKHFTALVKKIFMHPGYLRIVFMAMAKRKELHKSRSIELKNSKVSDEAIFAKWN is encoded by the coding sequence ATGAATATTACAATTGTAATACCAAACTTTAACGGAAAAGAATTGCTTTCTAAGAATTTACCTTTTGTTTTGGATGCTAAAAATAATAAGAAAAATAATATTAAAGAAATTATCATTTCTGATGATGCTTCAACAGATGATTCCATCGAATTTTTAGAAAAAAATTATGAAAAAAAAGTTAGAATAATTTCTCATGAAAAAAATGGCGGATTTGCAGCAAATGTTAACGATGCTGTTACAAAAGCAAAGAGAGAATTGGTTTGTTTGTTGAATAGCGATGTTGTGGTGGGTAAAAATTTTTTGGAAACTATTCAAAAAGATTTTGAAGATAATCAAGTCTTTGCTGTATCTTTACATGAAAAAGGATTTGGCTACGCAAAAGGAATTTTTAAAGATGGTTTTATAATTCATGAAGGTCAATCAGAAAGAAATGGTGTATTTGAAAGTTTTTGGGCAAGTGGAGGAAGCGCTGTTTTTAGGAAAGATGTTTGGGACGAACTTAATGGTTTTGATTCAGAACTTTTCCCATTTTATTTTGAAGATTTGGACTTGTCTTATAGAGCACAAAAAAGAGGTTATAAAATTCTCTGGGATTCAAAGACCAATGTGATACATAAACATGAATCAACTTATAAATTATTGGATCAAAATTATGTAAAGAGAATGCGCGAAAGAAATTATTTACTTTTTAACTGGAAAAACATAACGAGCAATAATTTATCACGAAAACATTTTACTGCTTTGGTGAAAAAAATATTTATGCATCCTGGATATTTAAGAATAGTGTTTATGGCAATGGCGAAAAGAAAGGAATTACATAAATCAAGAAGTATTGAACTTAAAAATTCTAAGGTTAGTGATGAAGCAATTTTTGCAAAATGGAATTAA
- a CDS encoding glycosyltransferase, producing MKAAIFNPYLDTLGGGERYTMAIATALLKNNYVVDVEWKDNEIKEKLEKRFGIDLKKINFVKDIKRGDGYDICFWVSDGSVPALRARKNFLHFQVPFQRVNGQSLLNKFKLMRINKIIVNSNFTKNIIDKEFGINSFVLYPPVAVDDFKGKKKENIILNVARFSNLMQNKRQDVLIKTFAAFSKANESYKLVLAGGIEVGAEEYVKELTLQIKDYPIEIIKSPDFKTLKDLYSKAKIFWSASGFGSDTPQKKEHFGITVVEAMAASCVPVIFNDGGHREIVQNTVNGFLWDDAHELYRYTKKILDDESLRKQMALFASKTAQNFSYEEFEEKFKQLI from the coding sequence ATGAAAGCTGCAATTTTTAATCCCTATTTAGATACTCTTGGCGGAGGAGAGAGATATACAATGGCGATTGCGACTGCACTTCTAAAAAATAATTATGTTGTTGATGTTGAATGGAAAGACAACGAAATTAAAGAAAAGCTGGAAAAAAGATTTGGAATTGATTTAAAGAAAATTAATTTTGTAAAAGATATTAAAAGAGGAGATGGGTATGATATTTGTTTTTGGGTCTCTGATGGGAGTGTACCAGCTCTTCGGGCACGGAAGAATTTCCTTCATTTTCAAGTACCGTTTCAAAGAGTAAATGGACAATCGCTTCTTAATAAATTTAAATTAATGCGTATTAATAAAATAATTGTAAATTCTAATTTTACAAAAAACATTATTGATAAGGAATTCGGAATAAACTCCTTTGTTTTATATCCTCCAGTTGCTGTCGATGATTTTAAAGGAAAAAAGAAAGAAAATATAATTTTAAATGTTGCAAGATTTTCAAATTTAATGCAAAACAAAAGACAAGATGTTTTAATAAAAACTTTCGCAGCTTTTAGTAAAGCGAACGAAAGTTATAAACTTGTTTTGGCTGGAGGAATTGAAGTTGGCGCAGAAGAATATGTAAAAGAACTTACACTTCAAATTAAAGATTATCCTATTGAAATAATTAAAAGCCCAGACTTTAAAACACTTAAAGATTTATATTCAAAGGCAAAAATTTTCTGGTCTGCTAGCGGATTTGGCAGCGATACTCCGCAAAAGAAAGAGCATTTTGGAATTACTGTTGTTGAAGCAATGGCTGCTTCTTGTGTTCCTGTTATTTTTAATGATGGAGGACATCGGGAAATTGTTCAAAATACCGTAAATGGTTTTTTGTGGGATGATGCTCATGAGCTTTATAGATATACTAAAAAAATTTTGGATGATGAAAGTTTAAGAAAACAAATGGCTCTTTTTGCAAGTAAAACAGCACAAAATTTTTCTTATGAAGAGTTTGAGGAAAAGTTTAAACAATTGATATAA
- a CDS encoding glycosyltransferase family 2 protein: MISAIIITKNEEKHIEECLKSIRWCDEIVVVDTGNTDKTNDIAKKYHTKIIKYLGNGSFDAWRNLGIKNAKSDWVFYIDADERCADKLQNEILDKLSDIRFNGFAVPRRNFIFGKEFKHSGQYPDYQKRIFRKSAFKKWTGDVHEEPQFEGELGHMENPMIHKKNMTLSEMVAKTNSWSEKEAKLMYDAKHPRMNVPRFFTAMAREFWKRMILEMAFLDGPEGIIYAIYQVFSKFTSYAKLYELQIKSSVG, encoded by the coding sequence ATGATTAGTGCAATTATAATTACAAAAAATGAAGAGAAACATATTGAAGAATGTTTAAAATCAATTAGGTGGTGTGACGAAATTGTTGTAGTTGACACTGGAAATACTGACAAAACAAATGATATTGCAAAAAAATATCATACAAAGATTATTAAATATTTGGGAAATGGAAGTTTTGATGCATGGCGCAACTTAGGAATTAAAAATGCAAAAAGTGACTGGGTATTTTATATTGATGCTGATGAAAGATGTGCTGATAAACTTCAAAATGAAATCTTAGATAAACTTTCTGATATAAGATTTAACGGATTTGCAGTTCCCAGGCGCAATTTTATTTTTGGAAAAGAGTTTAAACATAGCGGACAATATCCAGATTATCAAAAGAGAATTTTTAGAAAAAGTGCTTTTAAGAAGTGGACAGGAGATGTTCACGAAGAACCTCAGTTTGAAGGAGAATTAGGACATATGGAAAATCCTATGATTCATAAAAAAAATATGACTTTGAGCGAGATGGTTGCTAAAACAAACAGTTGGTCTGAAAAAGAAGCGAAATTGATGTATGATGCAAAACATCCAAGAATGAATGTGCCAAGATTTTTTACAGCAATGGCGAGAGAATTTTGGAAAAGGATGATTTTGGAAATGGCGTTTTTAGATGGGCCAGAAGGAATTATCTACGCGATTTATCAGGTATTTAGTAAGTTTACGAGTTATGCAAAACTTTATGAACTTCAAATTAAGAGCAGTGTTGGTTGA